In a single window of the Paenibacillus sp. MMS20-IR301 genome:
- a CDS encoding DUF4367 domain-containing protein: protein MDKNMDMNQELKALLHNPHFRHPDLSGQVMQRLYTGEREARKPFWLKYKISLLVTAGLLLTASTGFAAVQYQSLKNRQGELVYQVKPAQEFPAFEEEELQRLNLSRELGEELLAPGTAAIFYILEHNPDGKLDTQNKPVNYSDLASLRTKLSGQDLALAGTLPGGYKFQEAAAYFEPVTPATDEEAAIADQLRKQAEAAGRSYGMMPVRLSDQILNVTAVYKQGDQEVTVTARRATGVSTAYVDEQVDFTAEKVTAGDTQMIYTKYKGGNSLSWSLDIPGSDETYQYQLDEMSGQFLSKEEMIALAEPFLE, encoded by the coding sequence ATGGACAAGAATATGGACATGAATCAGGAGTTAAAGGCGCTTCTTCATAACCCGCATTTCCGCCACCCTGATTTATCCGGTCAGGTTATGCAGCGGTTATATACAGGAGAACGCGAAGCGCGTAAGCCCTTTTGGCTGAAATATAAGATTAGTCTGCTGGTGACAGCAGGCCTGCTGCTGACCGCATCGACCGGCTTTGCCGCAGTGCAGTACCAGTCGCTGAAGAACAGACAAGGCGAACTTGTGTACCAGGTCAAACCTGCGCAGGAGTTCCCGGCCTTTGAAGAGGAAGAGCTGCAGCGTTTGAACCTCAGCCGTGAGCTCGGGGAAGAGCTGCTCGCACCGGGGACTGCCGCTATATTCTATATCCTGGAGCATAACCCGGACGGGAAGCTGGACACACAGAATAAACCGGTGAATTATTCCGACCTGGCTTCGCTGCGGACTAAGCTATCCGGCCAGGATCTGGCCCTTGCCGGCACGCTGCCGGGAGGCTACAAATTCCAGGAAGCTGCGGCCTATTTCGAACCGGTCACCCCTGCTACAGATGAAGAAGCCGCTATTGCCGATCAGCTGCGCAAGCAGGCCGAGGCCGCAGGTCGAAGCTACGGAATGATGCCGGTCCGGCTGTCAGATCAAATTCTCAATGTTACCGCAGTGTATAAGCAGGGAGACCAAGAAGTGACCGTGACAGCCAGAAGGGCCACAGGCGTATCTACAGCTTATGTTGATGAGCAGGTTGATTTTACCGCCGAGAAAGTAACTGCCGGAGACACGCAAATGATCTATACCAAATACAAGGGCGGCAACAGCCTGTCGTGGTCGCTTGATATCCCCGGCAGTGATGAGACCTATCAATACCAGCTTGACGAGATGAGCGGACAATTTCTGAGCAAGGAAGAGATGATCGCTCTTGCGGAGCCGTTCCTGGAATAG
- a CDS encoding RNA polymerase sigma factor, translating to MRDLKEADLQERITQVLAGDIQKFEAIMQVYQKQIFFYCYHMLGHYAEAEDCGQEVFLKAYRSLGSYNRDTPFGAWLYTIAYNQCIDVIRKRRLARYLRLFHQDEKQHRPVDQHIEAHYPDAAVQQAMARLTADERSLLLLRTVDELSYAEISLMLQQNTARLRKRYERASGKFKKYYIQATGGTRNGQEYGHESGVKGASS from the coding sequence GTGAGAGACTTGAAGGAAGCGGATCTGCAGGAACGGATTACGCAGGTGCTGGCGGGCGATATTCAGAAATTCGAAGCCATTATGCAGGTTTATCAAAAACAGATTTTCTTCTACTGTTATCATATGCTGGGCCATTATGCCGAAGCCGAGGACTGCGGACAGGAGGTATTTCTGAAGGCGTACCGCTCCTTGGGCAGCTATAACAGGGATACTCCATTTGGTGCCTGGCTGTATACGATTGCCTATAACCAGTGTATCGATGTAATCCGTAAGCGTAGGCTGGCCCGTTACCTGCGCCTGTTCCATCAGGATGAGAAGCAGCACCGGCCGGTTGACCAGCATATTGAGGCTCATTATCCGGATGCGGCAGTTCAGCAGGCCATGGCCCGGCTGACCGCGGATGAACGCAGCCTGCTGCTGCTCCGCACAGTAGACGAACTGAGCTACGCGGAGATCAGCCTGATGCTCCAGCAGAATACAGCCAGATTGCGCAAGAGGTATGAACGTGCGTCCGGGAAGTTCAAGAAGTATTACATTCAGGCCACAGGAGGGACCCGAAATGGACAAGAATATGGACATGAATCAGGAGTTAAAGGCGCTTCTTCATAA
- a CDS encoding UvrB/UvrC motif-containing protein, protein MPSNLSDKVADLPLTPGVYLMKDSLGHIIYVGKAKQLKKRVQSYFYNNKGHSPKVKQLVKHIRDLEYRLTDTEFEAFMLECQLIKEIKPMYNRKMKNPLAYSYISIVDTLPYRQIEVGYEPSTQAGSLSFGPYTSRSTVERAVLGIKESQRILCSSPHSRNTRCLNHSLGLCIGMCGGGRAVQQYEEIIDQVIGLLNGSGSRIASSLEARMEEASQRFDFETAAKYRDYLGAVHSLQHKEQVIGFTGENNNIIVLEPVDEHTHKLILIKGSVILYRARLASADLFSGQLTGHITAAALEHFRTGSLIAATEEISRHRIDEAQIIYSYLKGSSGSYLMVPQEWLEDGGIAELEQGINRLIGNSE, encoded by the coding sequence ATGCCCTCAAATCTATCGGACAAGGTAGCGGACCTCCCTTTAACGCCCGGCGTATACCTGATGAAGGACAGCCTCGGCCATATCATTTATGTCGGTAAAGCGAAGCAGCTGAAGAAGCGGGTTCAATCGTACTTTTACAATAACAAAGGCCATTCGCCCAAGGTGAAGCAGCTCGTCAAGCATATCCGTGATCTGGAATACAGGCTGACTGATACGGAATTCGAGGCCTTCATGCTGGAATGCCAGCTGATTAAAGAGATCAAGCCGATGTATAACCGCAAAATGAAGAATCCGCTCGCTTACAGTTATATTTCCATCGTGGACACTCTGCCATACCGCCAGATTGAGGTAGGCTATGAGCCCAGCACACAGGCGGGCAGTCTCTCCTTCGGTCCTTATACCAGCCGGAGCACCGTAGAGCGGGCCGTCCTGGGTATTAAAGAATCACAGCGGATTCTCTGCAGCAGCCCCCATTCCCGGAATACCCGCTGCCTTAACCATTCGCTGGGCCTTTGCATCGGGATGTGCGGAGGCGGCAGGGCTGTACAGCAGTATGAGGAGATCATCGACCAGGTGATCGGTCTGCTGAACGGGAGCGGGAGCCGGATTGCCAGCTCGCTGGAAGCCCGGATGGAGGAGGCGTCGCAGCGGTTTGATTTTGAAACGGCGGCCAAATACCGGGATTACCTTGGAGCAGTCCATTCGCTGCAGCACAAGGAGCAGGTCATCGGCTTCACCGGGGAGAACAACAATATTATCGTGCTTGAACCGGTGGACGAGCATACCCATAAGCTGATTCTCATTAAAGGCAGCGTTATTCTCTACCGGGCCCGGCTGGCCAGCGCAGACCTGTTCAGCGGACAGCTTACAGGCCATATTACAGCTGCGGCACTGGAGCATTTCCGCACCGGCAGCCTGATCGCCGCAACGGAAGAGATCAGCCGTCACCGGATTGATGAAGCCCAGATTATCTACAGCTATCTTAAGGGAAGCTCAGGCAGCTATCTTATGGTCCCGCAGGAATGGCTGGAGGACGGAGGTATTGCAGAGCTGGAGCAGGGAATTAACAGGCTGATCGGGAATTCCGAATAG
- a CDS encoding YdeI/OmpD-associated family protein: MKFRTTVLLSGKTATGIVVPAEAVAELGTSKKPAVKVTIGEYSYSSTVATMGGQFMIPLSSEHRKGAGVSAGEGIEVELALDTQPREVEVPADLAALLEQHAEAKRFWDGLSYSNKRRFVLSIEDAKTAETRQRRLDKTIGLLNEGKAQ; the protein is encoded by the coding sequence ATGAAATTTCGGACAACGGTATTGCTCAGCGGTAAAACAGCAACAGGGATCGTGGTTCCGGCTGAGGCGGTAGCGGAATTAGGAACCAGCAAAAAGCCGGCGGTAAAGGTAACGATCGGTGAATACAGCTACTCCAGTACCGTGGCGACAATGGGCGGACAGTTCATGATTCCGCTTAGCAGCGAGCACCGCAAGGGGGCAGGTGTCAGTGCCGGAGAAGGGATCGAAGTGGAGCTTGCACTGGATACCCAGCCGCGGGAAGTAGAGGTGCCGGCTGACCTGGCTGCGCTGCTGGAGCAGCATGCGGAGGCGAAGCGGTTCTGGGACGGGCTGTCCTACTCCAATAAGCGGCGCTTTGTCCTCTCTATAGAGGATGCGAAGACGGCGGAGACGCGGCAGCGGCGGCTCGATAAGACAATAGGCCTGCTGAATGAGGGCAAGGCACAGTAG
- a CDS encoding MerR family transcriptional regulator has product MKYSIGEFASLLGVTADTLRLYEKHDIVRPMKDHHNNYRYFNDLDARNLLSSRWYRSMQIPLQDVAGLIKDAPSAQVVESIAAAGRQLEEEIRRNALLLDKIQEIQAELEQIGDSFYTCKIKQVPGMYRIQQTDKNHLLQKNELKRTVQAWMELLPFTFYSFRIENTELIGGTEELDYSWGLALLVEDQQKLEVCLNDSVEYLEPAVSISSVIVSTYEEYLERESFKFMLDYAEAHHYTISGDICGKILFTERTNSGCKTYLEINIPAVRNEPAAYFEKNFT; this is encoded by the coding sequence ATGAAATATTCTATTGGTGAATTTGCATCACTTCTTGGGGTTACAGCGGACACACTGCGCTTATATGAGAAGCATGATATTGTCCGGCCAATGAAGGATCATCATAACAATTACCGGTATTTTAATGATCTGGATGCACGAAACTTGTTGTCGAGCAGGTGGTACCGCAGCATGCAGATTCCGCTTCAGGATGTAGCCGGACTTATTAAAGATGCGCCTTCCGCGCAAGTAGTGGAGTCGATAGCAGCTGCCGGCAGGCAACTGGAAGAGGAAATCCGGCGGAATGCACTGCTGCTGGACAAGATTCAGGAAATTCAGGCAGAGCTTGAGCAGATCGGCGACTCTTTCTATACATGCAAAATCAAACAAGTGCCCGGGATGTACCGGATTCAGCAGACGGACAAAAACCATTTGCTCCAGAAAAATGAGCTTAAGAGAACCGTACAGGCCTGGATGGAGCTCCTGCCGTTCACCTTCTATTCCTTCCGGATTGAGAATACAGAGCTTATCGGCGGAACCGAGGAACTGGATTACAGCTGGGGGCTGGCGCTGCTTGTGGAGGACCAGCAGAAGCTTGAGGTCTGCCTGAATGACAGTGTGGAGTATCTGGAGCCTGCCGTCAGCATCTCTTCGGTAATCGTCAGCACCTATGAAGAATACCTCGAACGGGAGTCTTTCAAGTTTATGCTGGATTATGCGGAGGCGCACCATTATACGATCAGCGGGGATATCTGCGGAAAAATTCTATTTACAGAGCGTACGAACAGCGGCTGTAAAACATACTTGGAGATCAATATTCCCGCTGTGCGCAATGAACCAGCGGCATACTTTGAGAAAAATTTCACGTAA
- a CDS encoding FAD-dependent oxidoreductase, translated as MRKQTACQLLKAALCLILVMSLISGCSGNNAAGPAASEQPSASPEATQPADANAVPESFKAGTYKAEADGKDGKVQVEVTFDAKSVITDIQVVSQSETAGIGVEAINKIKEEIMAGQTLAIDAVSGASESSTAILTAVEDAVKQAGGNVEAFKSRAVVKSGEGKTEQLSADVVVIGAGASGVSAAVSAADKGAKVILIEKTATIGGASNLSWAGKFYNSSAAVSSGLKVEVEKEISDWIVNNHWRVDAAAVRQYVTKSGETYDWLTGKGYTTTFLNFGGEQLHMLPAYDTRQDLLKAMLAESVEKGGGQVITEATGKKLVTGAGGEVTGVVAEKADGTMLTITGKSIVIATGGYAGNKEMVKEAFGFEGVNGGLGQNIGEGLQMSWDIGAKVPDNFGGQMLHQTLARATDKLKAEYEPFAASYPLMLSYLPTLMNVGPSGARFRDEAATLTAVAAANTSAFNGAYHLVIVSQAQIDALKTKGMNGVEAPGLPGMPPEFYASFADQFTLEQPWKDADKVFESMVANGDGFKGNTPQELAENAGMDAAVFTAAFKQYQAAAKTGVDTEFGKAKEYLLPMGESGPYYAIISEINNLCSVGGLLVNARFQVLNGQRVPIKGLYAVGVESEGVLFNDTYVGNGVGLGYSFTSGRLGGEDAAAGALSKE; from the coding sequence ATGCGTAAGCAAACAGCATGTCAATTGTTAAAAGCAGCCTTATGTCTGATCCTGGTAATGTCGCTCATCAGCGGCTGCAGCGGTAATAATGCAGCGGGGCCGGCGGCCTCAGAGCAGCCCTCAGCCTCTCCGGAGGCTACACAGCCGGCGGATGCAAATGCGGTGCCCGAGTCTTTTAAAGCAGGGACTTATAAAGCAGAGGCCGACGGCAAGGACGGCAAAGTTCAGGTTGAAGTTACATTTGACGCCAAATCGGTAATCACAGATATCCAGGTGGTCAGCCAGAGTGAAACGGCGGGCATTGGCGTGGAGGCAATCAATAAGATCAAGGAAGAAATTATGGCGGGCCAGACCCTGGCTATTGATGCTGTCAGCGGTGCTTCCGAATCCAGCACGGCGATTCTTACAGCTGTGGAAGATGCGGTGAAGCAGGCGGGCGGCAACGTGGAAGCTTTCAAATCGAGAGCTGTAGTGAAATCCGGAGAAGGCAAGACGGAGCAGCTGTCAGCCGATGTGGTCGTAATAGGAGCAGGCGCATCCGGCGTGTCCGCAGCCGTCTCGGCAGCCGATAAAGGCGCGAAGGTTATTCTTATTGAGAAGACAGCTACGATTGGCGGAGCAAGCAATTTGTCCTGGGCGGGCAAGTTCTACAATTCCTCAGCGGCGGTCAGCAGCGGACTTAAAGTGGAAGTCGAGAAGGAGATTTCGGACTGGATCGTTAATAACCACTGGAGAGTAGACGCAGCGGCAGTACGCCAGTATGTCACGAAGTCAGGTGAAACCTATGACTGGCTGACAGGCAAGGGATACACCACGACCTTCCTTAACTTTGGCGGCGAACAACTGCATATGCTTCCGGCCTATGATACCCGTCAGGACCTGCTGAAGGCGATGCTCGCGGAATCTGTGGAAAAGGGCGGCGGACAGGTCATTACTGAAGCAACTGGCAAGAAGCTGGTTACTGGCGCGGGCGGCGAAGTTACCGGAGTGGTTGCCGAGAAGGCGGATGGTACTATGCTTACGATTACCGGCAAAAGTATTGTGATAGCTACCGGAGGTTATGCCGGCAATAAAGAGATGGTCAAGGAAGCATTCGGCTTTGAAGGCGTCAACGGCGGTCTTGGACAGAACATCGGTGAAGGGCTGCAGATGTCCTGGGATATCGGCGCCAAGGTTCCTGATAATTTCGGGGGACAAATGCTTCACCAGACGCTGGCCAGAGCAACGGATAAGCTGAAGGCGGAGTATGAGCCGTTTGCAGCCAGCTATCCGCTGATGCTGTCCTACCTGCCGACCCTGATGAATGTCGGCCCGTCCGGTGCCCGATTCAGAGATGAGGCGGCCACACTTACCGCAGTAGCAGCGGCCAACACCAGCGCGTTCAATGGGGCCTACCATCTGGTGATCGTATCGCAGGCACAGATTGATGCCTTGAAGACTAAGGGAATGAACGGCGTGGAGGCACCGGGACTGCCGGGGATGCCTCCGGAATTCTATGCATCCTTTGCAGATCAGTTCACTCTGGAGCAGCCTTGGAAGGATGCCGACAAAGTGTTCGAATCTATGGTGGCTAACGGCGACGGCTTCAAAGGTAATACCCCGCAGGAGCTGGCGGAGAATGCCGGGATGGACGCTGCGGTATTCACAGCTGCTTTCAAACAATATCAGGCGGCGGCAAAGACGGGTGTGGACACCGAGTTCGGCAAAGCGAAGGAATATCTGCTCCCGATGGGGGAGAGCGGCCCGTATTATGCAATTATCTCCGAGATTAATAATCTGTGTTCTGTGGGGGGGCTGCTGGTGAATGCCCGGTTCCAGGTACTGAACGGCCAGCGCGTGCCGATTAAGGGACTGTATGCCGTGGGTGTGGAATCTGAGGGCGTGCTGTTCAACGATACTTACGTTGGTAACGGCGTAGGACTGGGGTATTCCTTCACATCCGGCCGTCTTGGCGGCGAGGATGCGGCAGCAGGCGCACTATCTAAGGAATAA
- a CDS encoding EcsC family protein — protein MPDTADSRALLETPEALRAALAEIAKWEKEQNKLMIWDRITRLPFKLLDKLTPKFIHEKVGKLLDELGSYIQNGGNYLVAGRKVGTMMEEASRAAGGTGSGPYPLAVMDAAALRLAGRSRNTATAQGATTGFGGVFTLAIDIPAVLGLSLKAIQEIALCYGYDPTEKAERIFTVKVMQFASSDIVGKRTILRELNLQAGGDGNISAGTNAAISKIQGWREVVMVYRDNWGWKKLLQMVPVAGMFFGAYLNRKSLEDVTEAAHMLYRKRRIIARLAELEQI, from the coding sequence ATGCCGGATACTGCTGACTCGAGGGCGCTTCTGGAGACACCGGAAGCACTGCGTGCTGCGCTTGCGGAGATTGCCAAATGGGAAAAAGAGCAGAACAAGCTGATGATCTGGGACCGGATTACAAGGCTGCCGTTCAAGCTGCTTGATAAGCTTACACCCAAATTTATTCATGAGAAGGTGGGCAAGCTGCTGGATGAGCTGGGCAGCTATATCCAGAACGGCGGCAATTACCTGGTCGCCGGACGCAAGGTGGGAACAATGATGGAAGAGGCCAGCCGGGCAGCGGGCGGCACCGGCAGCGGGCCTTATCCGCTGGCCGTCATGGACGCTGCTGCTCTCCGGCTGGCCGGGCGGAGCCGGAATACCGCTACGGCCCAGGGGGCGACAACCGGCTTCGGCGGGGTGTTCACGCTTGCCATTGATATTCCGGCTGTCCTCGGCCTCTCGCTGAAGGCGATTCAGGAGATCGCCTTATGCTACGGCTATGATCCGACGGAGAAGGCCGAACGGATCTTCACGGTGAAGGTGATGCAGTTCGCTTCCTCCGATATTGTGGGCAAGCGGACGATTCTGCGGGAGCTGAATCTGCAGGCTGGCGGGGACGGCAACATCAGCGCCGGGACGAATGCGGCGATCTCGAAGATTCAGGGCTGGCGTGAGGTGGTTATGGTCTACCGCGATAACTGGGGCTGGAAGAAGCTGCTGCAGATGGTCCCGGTCGCCGGCATGTTCTTCGGCGCTTACCTGAACCGCAAATCGCTGGAGGATGTAACAGAGGCGGCACATATGCTGTACCGCAAACGGCGGATTATCGCCAGGCTGGCCGAGCTGGAGCAGATATAA
- a CDS encoding antibiotic biosynthesis monooxygenase: MSKFAMHAKFTAKPGERDALAAILLEAAADAEPVQECELYLVNLSVNEPDVIWVTEVWSHAEAHDASLALAATRAAIQRAMPLIAGVQPVQLTPVGGKGLVSAPPGE; encoded by the coding sequence TTGAGTAAATTTGCAATGCACGCGAAATTCACGGCCAAGCCGGGGGAGCGGGACGCGCTCGCAGCCATTCTGCTGGAGGCTGCCGCTGACGCTGAGCCGGTTCAGGAATGCGAGCTTTATCTGGTGAATCTTTCGGTCAACGAACCCGATGTGATCTGGGTCACCGAGGTATGGAGCCACGCGGAAGCGCATGATGCCTCACTGGCGCTTGCGGCTACGCGCGCTGCAATCCAGCGGGCTATGCCGCTGATTGCCGGCGTTCAGCCCGTTCAGCTTACACCTGTAGGCGGCAAGGGCCTTGTGTCCGCCCCGCCGGGAGAATAG
- a CDS encoding nitric oxide synthase oxygenase — translation MQEVNKPGNTAEQESHGALIRQAESFIAACYRELERSSGDRDQRLAVIRDEIGRTGTYTHTGEELAHGARMAWRHNSRCIGRLFWHTLDVIDARRAETAEEVAEMLLQHIRQAGNHGRIRPVISVFRSGEDPAKSIRIWNHQLIRYAGYPEEDGQPRMGDPASDEFTAVCRRLGWKGSRGDFDILPLVISIGAEAPRWFPLPEGLVQEIPLSHPEIERFTELNLRWYSVPIVSDMLLEIGGIHYPAAPFNGWYMETEIGSRNFGDTGRYNRLPAVAELLGLDRSTNISLWKDRALLELNRAVLYSYKQAGVSIVDHHTAADQFVRFQEQEKRQGREVSGKWGWLIPPMSPSSTPIWNDNTLKDLHLSPQFIYQKKAYAAWQDLHAETTEAASAYRREKAEEYSPAGPMKCPFHS, via the coding sequence ATGCAGGAAGTGAACAAGCCGGGTAACACAGCTGAACAAGAAAGTCATGGGGCATTGATCCGGCAGGCTGAATCCTTTATTGCTGCGTGTTACCGGGAACTGGAGAGGTCCTCCGGTGACCGTGACCAGCGTCTTGCAGTCATACGCGATGAGATAGGGCGCACGGGGACTTACACACATACTGGGGAGGAGCTGGCCCATGGAGCCAGAATGGCCTGGCGGCATAACAGCCGATGCATCGGCCGTCTCTTCTGGCATACGCTTGATGTTATTGATGCGCGCAGGGCAGAAACGGCGGAAGAAGTGGCAGAGATGCTGCTGCAGCATATCAGGCAGGCAGGTAATCATGGCCGCATCCGGCCGGTCATCAGCGTGTTCCGCAGCGGAGAAGACCCGGCGAAGAGCATCCGGATCTGGAACCATCAGCTGATCCGGTATGCCGGGTATCCCGAGGAAGACGGGCAGCCGCGCATGGGGGATCCGGCTTCAGATGAGTTCACTGCGGTATGCCGCAGGCTGGGCTGGAAGGGGAGTCGCGGAGATTTTGATATTCTGCCGCTGGTAATCAGTATCGGGGCCGAAGCGCCCCGCTGGTTCCCCCTCCCTGAGGGTCTGGTGCAGGAGATTCCACTCAGCCACCCGGAGATCGAACGGTTCACAGAGCTGAATCTGCGCTGGTATTCCGTTCCGATTGTCTCGGATATGCTGCTGGAAATCGGGGGAATCCATTATCCGGCTGCGCCGTTTAACGGCTGGTATATGGAGACGGAGATCGGTTCCCGGAATTTCGGTGATACCGGCAGGTATAACCGGCTGCCGGCGGTAGCGGAACTTCTGGGTCTGGACCGTTCGACCAATATTTCCCTATGGAAGGACCGGGCGCTGCTGGAACTGAACCGTGCTGTTCTGTACTCTTACAAGCAAGCGGGAGTCAGTATTGTAGATCATCACACAGCAGCCGATCAGTTTGTCCGTTTCCAGGAACAAGAGAAGCGGCAGGGACGTGAAGTATCGGGCAAATGGGGCTGGCTGATCCCGCCCATGTCACCGTCCTCTACTCCGATCTGGAATGATAACACTTTGAAGGACCTGCATCTCAGCCCGCAGTTTATCTATCAGAAAAAGGCATACGCCGCTTGGCAGGACCTGCACGCTGAGACAACAGAAGCAGCATCCGCCTACCGCAGAGAGAAGGCGGAAGAGTATAGTCCCGCAGGACCGATGAAATGTCCGTTCCATTCTTAG
- a CDS encoding nucleotide excision repair endonuclease, with translation MISITIPAPEVTIYKQANPVLSHIYGFTDFHLITREAGGIFMFYNDKDELLFVGKARKLRPRIKKHFEDNVSVMKPHREEVTRIEVCLVEDPVDREIYETYIVNKLKAKYNVEKVLYK, from the coding sequence ATGATCAGTATTACCATTCCGGCACCGGAAGTTACGATTTACAAGCAGGCTAACCCTGTACTAAGCCATATCTACGGATTTACCGATTTTCATCTGATTACCCGCGAAGCAGGCGGGATCTTTATGTTCTATAATGACAAGGATGAGCTGCTGTTTGTGGGCAAGGCGCGGAAGCTGAGACCAAGAATCAAGAAGCATTTCGAAGATAATGTATCGGTGATGAAGCCGCATCGTGAGGAAGTGACCAGGATTGAGGTCTGCCTCGTGGAAGATCCGGTCGACAGAGAGATCTATGAGACGTACATTGTAAACAAGCTTAAGGCTAAATACAATGTGGAGAAAGTACTGTATAAATAA